CCCTGGCTCGTCGCTTCGTAGTGCCAGATTCGCCAGCAGCTCCACCACCTCTCGCAAGTCCCCCACTAAAGACGCTCCCCTCGGCGTCTCTGGGATCAAGCCGTTTTCGCCTGATCCCGGGGGGGTGTAGGGTTTGCTGTAACGAGATCATCGACAGAACATCCGTAAAGCTTCGCTAGTTGGCGCATTGTTGAAATGTCGGGTTCATTGATACCCCTCTCCCAACGATATACTGTTACGCGAGTCGTTCCAATAATTTCAGCCACCTCAGAACGCTTTAAATTAGCTCCTTCCCTTGCGCTTTCAAAGCTCATCTCTTCCTCACCTCCTTCTTTGTCCAGATCTTACGTTACGTATTATGTAACGTCAATAGGTCTTTTGGCCCATTTGACTCATATTACGCAACACAAAAGAGATTTATCGTTGCAACACTAGATACTGACTTTTTTTTATCCTCAGGGTATCCTTCTGTTACGGAGGTGGTAACGTGGATGGGGGTCGGTTAAAAACATTGAGGGAGACGAATGGACTTTCTCGATCCGAAATAGCAAGCCGTATGGGGATTTCTCGGCAGACTATTTTCCGATGGGAGAAGGGCGAGAATGAGCCCGACGACCAGACAAAAAAAGATCTGGCGAAGTTACTGAAGACGAATATTGCTTACCTCATGGGAGAAATTGATGATCCTTCCCCTGTCGATGCATCAAAGGACAACAGCCAAGTCCTTCGAAACATCAGGGAAGGCACAGGGCTTTCGCTATCAGAAGCGTCTGCTTTCTTGGAGATTGAGGAAGGGGATCTTCAAAAGATAGAGGAAGGGACAATCCTTCTTGGGGCAAAGGATAAAAAACGCATAATCAGGGCATACAGCAATTATCTAGCGGATGAGGACGAAGAAGAGGAAGGCCAGGGGCTCACACCAATACAGGGAGGAGGTCTATGTGGCTCGGAGGGGAGCGAACTAAGCGAAGTGATAAAAGCCCTGGCAAAAGACAGCTTAATCAGGAAATCTGTGAGAATGATGGAGGATCTTACCGAGGAGGAGAAGTACAAAGTCTTTCAGTACATTCAGGACCAGGAATACATAGCCCGGACAAAGGGGAAAAGGGAGGCGTAAACCAAGGATTTTTTTATCACAACGTAGATATAGAATCGTCGGGGTGGCGATGGGAGGTTATCTTGTGTAGATTCTGCTTGTTGTAGAGCCTAGAACAAAAGGGTGAAGTGCCTTGCATATATTTTTAATTTTTTTTGCCTTAATTTCAATATGGGGCATCATAAATGGCCTTATTAAAAAATTTTTTAACCGTGGGAAATCAAAGCGTGAAATAATAGCAGACCTAGAAGCAAAAACAATCCAGCTAAACAAAAGCAAAGAAAAATCAGAAAAAATCCAGAAAGAGCTAGAGGTTCTTCAGGATAAATTCAATCTAATGAGTCGCCATTTACAAAAAATAGTAGCAACACGAAATATAGAAATTGAAAAGGCAAAGGCAGAGGCCAGATTGTCCATGCAGAGGGTTACTGCAATGATAGGCTTTAAGGGGCGAGGAATTGAGTCAGTCATTGAAGCCCTCGAAGAGGAAAAAGAAAAAACATTAAACCTAACAAAAAACGAAAGAGAGTTCAGGCATGAGATCAGCCATCTTCAGAGTAAACTAGAAGAAAAGGAACATCTACTCAAACAAAAAACACAAGAAAATGACATCATCAAAAAAAGCATACATGAAGATACCCCAGGATACCCCACACTCATCAATCTTTTGGATTGTTTAGAGAAGCATCAAGATGTCCGAACAGAAAACTCTCTACGAAGAAAATCTCGCCCAGCCTTAAAAGCGGCTGAGGTTGTCAAAAAAGAAACCAACCGACGGCGCAAGGCAGAAAAAGAAAGAGACCAAGCAAAATCTCTTCTTGAATACTATGCCCATGCCCTTCCAGCCATCGGAGACGATTATAAAACAATCACCGAGGTAGAGCCCCAAGACGCCGAGGAAAAACAGGTAGACGAGCGAGATGATCAGGTGTCCTGTTACCTCACCAAGGAAGAGTACGCCAGACTGACAACGACCGAAAGGAATCAAATTGCACTCGACCGATTCTGGGAAAGGCATAAATCTAAACGCCTTATAGGGCAGCTTTACGAACAATATGTCGGGTACCTCTTTGAAAAAGAAGGCTATGAAGTTGAATACGTTGGTATAAATCAAGGAGTTGGGGACCTTGGAAGGGACTTGATTTGCCGGAAGCAGAACGAAAATATCATCATCCAGTGCAAAAATTGGTCTAAGTCGAAAACAATCTATGAAAAACATATTTTTCAGTTTTTCGGAACTATTTTTCAATATAAACAGGAGCATCCGGGCAGAAGTGTTAGGGGTATCTTCTACACCTCCACGACGCTATCAGACCTGGCCAAGAGCTTCGCGAAAGAGTTTGATATAGAGATCGTTGAGAACTTCTCTCTCCAACGCTACCCCATCATCAAATGCAACATTGGGAAAGAAGGCGATCGCATATATCATCTACCCTTTGACCAGCAATATAACACAACAAAAATCAAGGGAAACGGGGAATGTTATTGTGAAACAGTAGCAGAAGCAGAGAAACTTGGCTTTCGCCGCGCGCACCGGTGGTTGGGAGAGCGGGGTTAGGTTGGAATGTCGTCGCCTGGGGTGATAGGTGAAGTCGGTTCTCTGGCTATGCAGATCAGGCTGGAGGAGTTTGGGGGATAACACCGCCAGGGGTGGCGGTTTTTGATAGATAAGTAAAGTCCTTCCTCACAGGCCCATACATCAGGATAGACAATAACACTACAAATGCTTAATAAGCATATCAATGATTGGCGTATCAAAAAGTTTTAGAAAAGATATTTGCATCTCAAAACCCCCTTTGAGTTAACAAAATCCTCTGCAAAGCCAGTAAAATCAACTCATCAGCATTAGAAAATAACTTGTTCAAGCGTTATGTTTGCATGGTTTTTACAGCAAAAAAAACAAGAAGGAGCGTAATAATGTTTGACGAACAAGAAGCCTATGAGCTAGTAACAAGCCTACTAAAGAAGCTAAACAAAGATAACAGTGAGCATCAAAAAATTGAAGCAAAAAAGTGCGAGAATCATTTTGGTAATTCTGCTTTAGAATCAGTCTGTGCTTTTGCAAATGAAATAGGGATAATCACTGGCTACTTGCTTCTTGGTGTTGAGGAGAACAAGAAAAAAGAGAAAGGAAAAGATCGTTTTAGAATCATTGGAGTTAATGATAACGACATAAGTGCAGTCCTAGAGCAAATATCAACAAGATGCAAACAAAATCTTAGCCCATCCGTCTATGTAAAAACCCACGTAGTCGAAATCGATGGGAAAAAAATCATTTGTCTCGCAGTACCAGAAGCAGACCCTCAAAACAAACCAGTACAAATGTTAGGGATGAAAGATGGCTTGAGATGCTTTAGACGAAGCCCCCAAGGAGACTACCTTTGCACAGCAAAAGATCTTCAAGAATTTTATGATGTAAAACAAACTAACGAAAATTTTGACCAATTATTCACTTCAAAAGTAAGCATTTCCGACTTAAGTTCAACCGCACTTAGTCAATACAGAGAAAAAAGAAGAGAGGTCAACGAAGAAGCGAAAGAAATCGACCTATCAGACGAAGACCTCTTGATGTCACTAGATTGCGCAAGAAGCTGCAATGGGATCATAGAAGTCAACAACGCAGGACTACTTCTCTTTGGTAAACCCGAAAAAATAAAAAAGCATTTTCCTATGAACAGGATAGATATAATGAAGATCGATGGATCAACATGGGTTGAAAATCCCGACGAGAGGTTCATTCGAACAAAGGAAATTGAAAACAATATATTGGAAGGATTATACCCATGCTTCTCATTTGTTAATAACCTTTTGCCTAAAAAATTTTATTTACCTCCAGGGCAGATCGACAGAAAAGATCAACCAATAATAGATACAGCTGTAACTCGTGAAGCAATAGTAAATGCAATAATGCATAGAGACTACAGAGCTCATTGTCCAATTCAGATCAGATGTTACGATGATCGACTCGAAGTAGAAAATGCCGGATACTCCCTAAAACCAATAGAAAAAATCAACAAAGCAGGATCAAGGCCCAGAAATCCCTTAATAGCCAGAATATTGCACGAAATAAACATAGCAGAAACGAAGGGAACTGGAATAAATACCATGATTCAATTGATGGAAAAAAATGGTCTTAAGGACCCTGATTTTGATTCAAACACCGACGATAATTCATTCAAACTAACCTGTAAGTTCGAGCAACTATTAAGTTCAAGCACAAAGAAATGGATCGAAGAAAGATACTCTGGATTTCAGTTAAATGACGACCAAAAATTCATAATAATGCTGGCAAAGAAAGATGGCTATGTATCAAGCTCTACATATAGAGAGGCATTTCCTAAAACAGTAGAAAACTACCAAGCAAGTAGGGAATTTAAAAAATTGTGCGATTTAGGCATCTTAACTCGCAAGGGTGCAGGGAAGGCAACCACATACGAGCTAAAATGAAACTAGCCAGTCCGCCCACCACTGCATCATCTCCCGCCTCTGCGGAAGGTACTCGGCATGGTTGTAGGCTGCTCTCACTTGGTTTTCCTGGACATGAGCCAGCTGGCGCTCTATAACATCCGGTGGCCAACCGTTTTCGTTTAGGATGGTGCTGGCCATGGCTCTGAAGCCGTGGCCGGTGACTTCCTTCTTTTCGTATCCCATACGTCTCAGAGCGGCATTTACGGTTCCGTCGCTCATAGGCCGTTCAGACGTGCGTATGGACGGGAAGACGTACTTGCCCCCTCCGGTGAAAAGACGGAGCCTCTCCAGCGAATCCAGCGCCTGGGAAGACAAAGGCACTAGATGAGGGCGGCGCATCTTCATCTTCTCCGCTGGAATTCGCCATAGATCTCCGTCAATCTCGGACCACTCCATCCGTCGAAGCTCTCCGGGACGAACAAAAGTGTATATGCCAACCAACAGGGCATGACGCACCACCACAGACGAGAGATCTCGAATCGCCCTAACAAGCCCTCTTATTCCCTGCGGGTCTATTATGGCTGCTCTATGGGTTACCTGGGAAGGCATCAACGCCCCCCGGAGGTCGGCGGAGATGTCCCGGTCACATCGACCGGTAGCCACACCATAACGCATCACCTGCCCGACGAGCTGGTGGACCCTGTGCGCCGTTTCGTGCAACCCTTCGGCCTCGATCTTCCGTAGTACGGTGAGCAACGTCGGGGCGGAGATATACCGTACATCGTCGCCGCCAATATAGGGGACCAGGAAGGTATCCATCCGATACGATAGATCCCTGATATATTTGGGAACACAGGTGGGCTTTTTTCTTTTTTCCAGCCATTCCTCGGCAAGGTCTTTGAATGTGACCATACCACCGGCAAGAGGGCCAGAAGACTTTATATCGTCCCTCAGTTGCCTGGCCTGTGCAAGGCTCAGGGCTGGATATTCGCCCAGAGACTTCTTCTTCTCCTTGCCATCCTCCCAGCATCGCAACCGCCAAAATCTGCGCCCAGAGGGTCTTATCTCGATGTAGAGCCCTCTTTCGTCTTTGATCATGTACGGTTTTTCCTTTACCTTGGCTTTTCGTATGGTAGCATCAGTTAACGCCATGAGCCCGCCTCCTATCAAGGGTTGTACGGTGAAACAGCATCTATCGGCAACGTTGTACGTTGGATTGTACGGTTTGCCCATGCGCTTGTACGATTCTCTATGATTGCCCCTGATATAAGTATAGCAAAAAAGCCCGCTGTTTAGCGGGCTTTTGAGTCTCTATGACGTTCTATGATTACTGATGAAATTTGGTATTGGCTGCCCCGCCTGGATTCGAACCAAGATCAACGGAACCAAAATCCGTTGTGCTGCCATTGCACCACGGGGCAATCATCGACATGCGGGAGATATTATAAGCCAGATCGGCCTATATTTCCACCGTTTTTTTCATGGCATCTATCTCCTCCGCCAAGGGGGCCTCTATATCCCCCTCCATATCGAGATTTACCAAGGCCTCGTCACGAATCACAGGCTCGGCCCCCACGAAGAGGTAGGCAGTCCTGCCGTCTGATTCGACCACAAAGTCGCAAAGTCGGCCCGGTGCCAGGGGGCCTATCTCTCTGTCCAAAAACTGGAAGGGCTGTCTGCCCAGGGCCTCTATCGTCGAGGAGGACAGGACACCGCTGTACCGTCCCTTAAGGAACTCCCTCTCTCCCTGGACCGAGAGGTCGTCGTTGCTGGCCTCGCCGTCGGTCCCCAGGAACACCGATATCCCAGAGCTGAGGAGCGAGGGCAGGTCCGACTCCCCAACTCCGACCCTGTGGTTCATCCTGGGGTTCAGGACCACCGGTATGGAACATTCGGCCATTATGGATCTCTCCTGGTCGTCCAGCCAGCAGCAGTCGGAGAAGACCAGACGACCCAGACCGGGGATCCGACGGGAGTCGGCCATGGATTTCAGAGAGACCACCGGCCTGACGCCATGTTCCTTGAGGGATATATCTACATCCCCCTGGTCCTCGGAGAGGTGAAACTGGACAGGCCGTTTAAGGTCGTATCCCAGGTTTATGGCCCTCTCTATCGCCTGGGCGGTGGACGCGTGCATGCTGTGGACCGCGGGAGCCACCATGACCGTCGGTCCCTCGTCGGCCATGAGCTCCCTCAGGTAGGCCTCTCCCTGGTCGGGGGATTCGTAGTAGCTCTCTTGAGCTTTTTTCTTTCCCTCGTAGGCCTGAGGGGATACCATATCGTAGGTCATCCTTCCGAAGATGAGCCTTATGCCTACATCCTTGGCGGCGGCTATTACCTCTCGATCGTTGACGTTGCCCTTTCCTCCGTGAAGGTAAAAGGATACCATCACCGACGAAGCACCAAGCAAGGCCATCCTGCCGAAGGCCCTCCGACAGGCCAGCCTGACCTGTCTAGGGGTTATAAAGGGACTGTATCGGTATATGGTGTTGCGACACCAGGTTCCCAGGTCCCAGGACCTATCCACCAAGTCGGTGTAGATCGACTGTTCGGGATGGGAGTGGGCGTTAAAGTCGCCCTGTTTTATGGTCATAGATTCGGGAAATGTCTCCACCTCCACGCCCTCGACCGTAGGGGGCGTCCCATGGCCCACCGCCTCTATAACGTCACCACAGGACAGGATATAGCCCATGGCCCTTTGGCCTTCCAGCTCGATATGGCCGATAAAAAGCCTTTTTCTGTCGGAAACCGACGAAGTCATTCAGAACCCTCCAACTTAAGTGATATGCGAAATACCTTTTTGAAGTCCTCCAGGTCGCTTTCGAGGGCCCATCTCTCCAGCTCCCACTCCGAGGGCTCTTTCACCGTAAGGACCAGGTAAACCCTCTTTTCCCTCTTCTCGAAACGACAACGGGAGATTATCTCCCTGTGGCTTCTGTCCATGCTCTCGGCCATTCTGAGGAACATGGAGCAGCGTTGAACCATGTTCGAGGCCCCTTCGTCCATAGAGGCCAGTACAGCATCCCGGGCCTTAGGCCTCTTCCCACGGTGGTAGTGGACCAGGGCGGAGAGGACGTCCATCTCCCTGTCGGTGAAGCCCAGAAGCTGCGAGTGCCTGACTATATAGCTACCGTGGGCGTGGTGATCCTTCAGGGATAGGAACATGCCTATGTCGTGAAGGAGCGCCCCGTAGTAAAGAAGCTCTCTGTCTATGGGGTTAAACTCGTGAAGCCCAAGGGACAGGGAACTATCAAACAGAGACAGCGCTAAGGCAGCTATGTGCCTTCCGTGGGATTCGTCGAATCCAC
The uncultured Dethiosulfovibrio sp. genome window above contains:
- a CDS encoding tyrosine-type recombinase/integrase — its product is MALTDATIRKAKVKEKPYMIKDERGLYIEIRPSGRRFWRLRCWEDGKEKKKSLGEYPALSLAQARQLRDDIKSSGPLAGGMVTFKDLAEEWLEKRKKPTCVPKYIRDLSYRMDTFLVPYIGGDDVRYISAPTLLTVLRKIEAEGLHETAHRVHQLVGQVMRYGVATGRCDRDISADLRGALMPSQVTHRAAIIDPQGIRGLVRAIRDLSSVVVRHALLVGIYTFVRPGELRRMEWSEIDGDLWRIPAEKMKMRRPHLVPLSSQALDSLERLRLFTGGGKYVFPSIRTSERPMSDGTVNAALRRMGYEKKEVTGHGFRAMASTILNENGWPPDVIERQLAHVQENQVRAAYNHAEYLPQRREMMQWWADWLVSF
- a CDS encoding helix-turn-helix domain-containing protein → MRETNGLSRSEIASRMGISRQTIFRWEKGENEPDDQTKKDLAKLLKTNIAYLMGEIDDPSPVDASKDNSQVLRNIREGTGLSLSEASAFLEIEEGDLQKIEEGTILLGAKDKKRIIRAYSNYLADEDEEEEGQGLTPIQGGGLCGSEGSELSEVIKALAKDSLIRKSVRMMEDLTEEEKYKVFQYIQDQEYIARTKGKREA
- a CDS encoding amidohydrolase family protein yields the protein MTSSVSDRKRLFIGHIELEGQRAMGYILSCGDVIEAVGHGTPPTVEGVEVETFPESMTIKQGDFNAHSHPEQSIYTDLVDRSWDLGTWCRNTIYRYSPFITPRQVRLACRRAFGRMALLGASSVMVSFYLHGGKGNVNDREVIAAAKDVGIRLIFGRMTYDMVSPQAYEGKKKAQESYYESPDQGEAYLRELMADEGPTVMVAPAVHSMHASTAQAIERAINLGYDLKRPVQFHLSEDQGDVDISLKEHGVRPVVSLKSMADSRRIPGLGRLVFSDCCWLDDQERSIMAECSIPVVLNPRMNHRVGVGESDLPSLLSSGISVFLGTDGEASNDDLSVQGEREFLKGRYSGVLSSSTIEALGRQPFQFLDREIGPLAPGRLCDFVVESDGRTAYLFVGAEPVIRDEALVNLDMEGDIEAPLAEEIDAMKKTVEI
- a CDS encoding ATP-binding protein, whose amino-acid sequence is MFDEQEAYELVTSLLKKLNKDNSEHQKIEAKKCENHFGNSALESVCAFANEIGIITGYLLLGVEENKKKEKGKDRFRIIGVNDNDISAVLEQISTRCKQNLSPSVYVKTHVVEIDGKKIICLAVPEADPQNKPVQMLGMKDGLRCFRRSPQGDYLCTAKDLQEFYDVKQTNENFDQLFTSKVSISDLSSTALSQYREKRREVNEEAKEIDLSDEDLLMSLDCARSCNGIIEVNNAGLLLFGKPEKIKKHFPMNRIDIMKIDGSTWVENPDERFIRTKEIENNILEGLYPCFSFVNNLLPKKFYLPPGQIDRKDQPIIDTAVTREAIVNAIMHRDYRAHCPIQIRCYDDRLEVENAGYSLKPIEKINKAGSRPRNPLIARILHEINIAETKGTGINTMIQLMEKNGLKDPDFDSNTDDNSFKLTCKFEQLLSSSTKKWIEERYSGFQLNDDQKFIIMLAKKDGYVSSSTYREAFPKTVENYQASREFKKLCDLGILTRKGAGKATTYELK
- a CDS encoding helix-turn-helix transcriptional regulator, with amino-acid sequence MSFESAREGANLKRSEVAEIIGTTRVTVYRWERGINEPDISTMRQLAKLYGCSVDDLVTANPTPPRDQAKTA
- a CDS encoding restriction endonuclease, with protein sequence MHIFLIFFALISIWGIINGLIKKFFNRGKSKREIIADLEAKTIQLNKSKEKSEKIQKELEVLQDKFNLMSRHLQKIVATRNIEIEKAKAEARLSMQRVTAMIGFKGRGIESVIEALEEEKEKTLNLTKNEREFRHEISHLQSKLEEKEHLLKQKTQENDIIKKSIHEDTPGYPTLINLLDCLEKHQDVRTENSLRRKSRPALKAAEVVKKETNRRRKAEKERDQAKSLLEYYAHALPAIGDDYKTITEVEPQDAEEKQVDERDDQVSCYLTKEEYARLTTTERNQIALDRFWERHKSKRLIGQLYEQYVGYLFEKEGYEVEYVGINQGVGDLGRDLICRKQNENIIIQCKNWSKSKTIYEKHIFQFFGTIFQYKQEHPGRSVRGIFYTSTTLSDLAKSFAKEFDIEIVENFSLQRYPIIKCNIGKEGDRIYHLPFDQQYNTTKIKGNGECYCETVAEAEKLGFRRAHRWLGERG